The Populus trichocarpa isolate Nisqually-1 chromosome 18, P.trichocarpa_v4.1, whole genome shotgun sequence genomic interval AAActtatacatattatgtttttttttttttcctttatgaaaggaagcaattgttctcataagctgaggtataaggaatatctaaaattaatatgtagTTGTTTGTCAcaagacatgtacactgaaatgacctgcatgagaatttcatatggagagatcacttatgtctatggaaaggctcacatGACGGTTATGTAAATGATCTTTAAACTTGATattactaagttatcttatatagagaatgttatactTTGATCCTGTTGCAAATTATCTTAATCGAGCTGACGAAGGTGCAGACATTGGgtataatatgaattatatgaaggtacttgagtgatcaagagatgtTTCATCACACTGTGTGAATTAAGGAAAATGTTtcatatgttctcaaatagtattgaataagaaattcttagtcaaggtggaatgagatttgaaaaggatGTAACATCATATTTAAACGATCAATAACTATTATGtggagaacaaacatgatttaacatgacaaacatacttcatgctttaatgtttaatcagaatattattaatgaaagaatattaattacattaagaAACCAGTCACTAAAAGATTAAGTCAAACCAccaatgacttttctaatatttagggaATCATGACACGTTGCGAAACAATATACATAatctttcaaatataaattaatcaactgttgaattgataataatttaaattatttaatttatttaattagaattataatttaattaattagaataatttatttaagaaattattcaaagttgaagaaaaataaatcttcaagtaataaatccctaaataATTTTGGATCTTTCTAATAAAATTCAAGAGactcttaaataattttattttattatttttattgcgtatattatatttaaaaacccaacaaaacaaacaatttatCTCGAAACCTTAAGCCCAGCAGGAGCTTCACTTCCGTGCTGCCATAATTGCATGCTTTCAAATATCTACTGCAaattttcactctttttttttgtaaaaaaatgaaGGTCGAGATATTATATTAAGCTTGAGTGTAATTTCTCACAACTATAACGTTGAGTTGCATCATATTGTTCCACGGCAACATCATGAAAATAACAGTGCATTAACATTCTCTTGCACTGTCAAACCCACAAGGGAGGCGCGCATAATGGAGGAACAGAGCacatacaaaattaattaattagtttgcaGGCAAAACCCATTGAAGCCTGCCTCCCCCACTCCAATAAATTATATAACCTTTTCTGTCAATTCCTACTGCCAACCAAACTTGGAGACAACTAAAAACATAAAGGCCGTCGTACACGTGCCGCTCCACAGAGCATTCGGGCCACAAGGAGAAGGTTGACATGTTGACTGCATTTAAGGGCTGTCAGAGTTGACAGGTTGTTGGCAgctaaaaaaaaccatctactaattaaatataacaTTCAATTCATCTCCAGtcacttgaaaaataatatttcttaacccaaaaaaaaaaaaaagaagaagacgaacTCAAGTTTCTTATGAGAGAACATGTCAGCAGTTCATTTATCCAATGAGCTTACAGCTTTCATTTAtccaagaaattgaaaaaaaaatatattatatatatatatatatataaatacatacaCCTTAAAAATAAGGTGTATCTGAGACTCAAACAGGTATGATTCTACACAAGTAAAGTGACACGTGGCAAGGAGACTAACGCCATTCCAGCCACAACGCTTTCTCAATGTTTAAGCACCACTCTCATCAGCTGACAACTGACCACCCATCATGCCAAAATTGTTGGCATGTTTGGGCCTCCACTCGGTCCTTCCCCTCACGATCTCAGCACCATCCTCATGTCGCAGCAAATGTTGACACTCAACTTTACCAGGACCGCCCAAATTTCCAATGCCAGCGCCAGATACAGCAGTCAAGGACTGCAGCACGCTGTCCCTGCCACACTCCCTCCTGTACTCCAAAGTAATGGCAGCAAGCTCATGACTCTCCAGGACTGGGGGAGGAGCGCTCTGCAACAAACCGCCACCATAACGTTAGGTGAACTAAAAATAGCAGGGTGAAAAGCTTGGGGAGAGAAGCGGACTGAATCAGTTTCATAGCACATTTGACTTTTCTCCTCTCTGTCTGACATAAACTGGATTGTGATCAATGTTCCAAGAGGAAAAAATTCAAAGCTGCCAGACCACTTGTTTGTTCTATGCAAGCAAGGACGGAATTCGACATTAAAAATTAGCACCACCATGTgcattgaaaaacattaaaaattagtaCCCACCAGGTGGGGGTCTCCTTTCGGTGGTATAAGCCAAGATAGACCTTAAAGTTGACAGGTTATCAAGAATGAACAGGGTTGCGGTAAGGCACgcattataaaaccaaaacaatcatTAAACTCGGACTAAATTAGTGTTTTACAGTCTGGCTGTCAGTTAGAGCTGGCTGCTGGGCCGATCACACAAAGATTATCCGCAGGTTGGTTTGCTGCAAGCAAACttcattctatttttaatatttgatttggcACCGTCAACAAGTTCTATATTGAGTTGTCATATATAGGCAAGAACATGTTCATGAGATCAAAGCAAGCAAATCGCCATGCAAACATTTGAGGTCAACAAAAATGTCAACCAATGCACGCTCGTAAAACTTTATTTGTTGAATTAAAACCAAAAGGGCCAAGTTTTGACTGAATACCAAGCACAATTAGCCTTCCGGGAAGGACCTCTCACTTTCTGTCCAACCATTTTAATGGATTGTTGTGCGATTGCAAAttaaagaaaccaaaacaaaataaaatataaaataaaacgtGAGTGAGAAGAAAACAGGCAATTATTAAAAGTTCAAACTGGAATATTTTAGGATGCAGAATATACCTCAAGGATCCAGCCTATGTATTTCACATTGTTAACATGCTGGTTGACATCTAAATCATTCCATCTAGGCTGTGAATCAGAGAAGACGTATAACAATGATCACAACAGGCCAGTGGATTATTATAGGTAATTAAACCTTCAGTGAAACTAACTACACAAGTTTTGGCAGATCTACTTACAGTTAGGCCTTTGCGGATAATGTCCGCCGTCTTGTCGTCAAGTTTTGGCAGTTTTGTGCTGTCCTCATTCACAACAGGATCAGAATTCAGAAAATAAGGCTCTATTTCACCTCGAACATCTTCAGGAATTTTAGATAACCTCCTTGTCACTTTATTCATCATCACCCACAAActgaaaaatttcaaaaaccagAAGTTTAAAATCGATTAATAAGCAGAATGAGGAGGAAGCAATTGAAAAGCACAAAAGAATGGCTCCAAACAGTTTTCTACCTGGAGGCTCTCGTAAGAGTTTCACCAGTTTTAGCATCACGGACAAGCCAATCACGGCGCATACCATTCTTTCCTGATGCACTCACCCAAGTATCCACATGGACAACATCACCCCTGCAAGACAAAATAAGCCCTCTATTAGGTATTAGCATCAACCCAACAAGAACTAGTGCCAAGGGGTCAGGTGCCAGCTAATCACCTGGAACAAAATAAGCCTAAAGATTTTCATATGGCGTAGAAACAACTTAGCATTACAAAGAATGCTAACAACAATATAGTTTACACTGTATAAAAACAACGCATAAGGTCGCAGATTCTTGCATTAGATAGAAATAATGCAGATTGGATTATGTCTCACCATGTAGGATAACGATCGACTAGAATCTGCATTCGAGTTACCACCCATATCAGGTTCCTTTTGGACATCTCTGGGGTTGAACCAAATCCATCTCCAAGAAGCCCAGCAGTCTTAACATGATTAAGTGCTGTTTCCTGCagccaatgaaaaaaaatagaaactatTCAAACTAGTGGAGAAAATATAAACACCTCCCAAAATaactttgaagtttttttatctcCAAGATTAAGAGAAAATTTGAATACATAACCATACTTGTAAATGGTTCATCAACGTCTCTATAGACGCAGTACGATCTGCACCAATTTCATATGACCTAATTGAGAAATTCTGGCTGAAGACAAGACCATCTTGGACAATTCTTCCAATACCAAAGGGATCAATAAGCATGTCAGCTCGCTTTGGTTTCCAATCAAGCATCATCCACTGCTTCTCTGCTGCCAAAAACATGGTTGTAATTGCAGCAAGAAGCATGCTCCAATCAGGTAATTGGTTGATAAATGTCCGGGGTGCCGGTGATGAGACAACATCCTCCTTCTTCGCAGTTTCCACTGATGCTGTCAAGCCAACTGGAGAGCCATTTATCTTCGGAGGAGCTTGGGCATTTGCCTTAACCTGCAAAGCTCCAGAGGAAGCAGATTTCGATTTGATTCCTCCCAAACTTGCAGAACCACTACCAACCTTGGAGGACTTGGCATCTCCAGGTGGTGAAGGAACTGGGAAAAATGACGAAGTAGCTGCTGTGGCAACCATGACGTGATTGTAGAACCAACAAATCAGCTAGAGCCTGAAGATTTGATTGaatccaaattttttaaaaaagaagtacaAGCAATCTTCTTAGAAAACACCTTCCTGCAACAATCATAAACAACACGTTGAttgtaaaaatgaaaattacaagGTACAGATGGTAGCCCaaataagtaaaagaaaagaacagcAAGTCCCACTTTCATGGATAAGCAAGCATGATAAATTTATATCTCTATTTGTAAATGGGCTTCCCGGCCTTcagttcttctttttctctttctaaaatttgaaaagtcagtatatatttcttttttctttcccaatagaattagaagaaaaaagaccAAACAGAGCCTTAAAAGTCTATACGATTTTCTTCATCTCAAGAATGAAATTTACCAGATTCCAAAACGGGAATTAATTTTCCgatcacaaaaagaaaaggagcagAAAATTTACCAGAATCCAAATggagatttaaaagaaaaattccgGTTTAAAACGTATTTACATCTAACGTAATAATGatggaaagaaacaaaaatacagAGCAGATCTGACCATAAAATGACAAATAATAGTTACGacatcaacaataacaacaagaCGCTTTTACATTCTAcagaaaaacacaaacaatgtGCGAGACAGAGATAGACGgcgtttggttgctgagaaaatgcAATAAATTGTTTAAAGTCTAAAATCAGATCTCTCCGTTTCATTTCAAAAACCTCATTATCCTCTCATTGCATGAGCATCtgagaaaccaaacaaaaaaatatataccagTTACCAgatcaacaataaaataaggGATAATGAAGGAAAATCTCCACGTCCGTACGTACCTcagaggagagggagagggagagggagaggggcaGAGCAGctcaacaaaaacaagaaaatttgttagagaggaaaagaagagaagggcTATAGCGCCATTTAGGATCCAAAAACCCCttgattctctctctttcccgTATCTTCTAGGAGCTTTCGATGACCTTTCTTAGGTTTCTTTTTCTGCTCTGGGTTTTTTCAGCCTTCGTTGTGGTTTCCGCAAAAgccaaaatgtaaaaataaaaagaataaataagagCGAAAATAAGTAAGgttcgagagagagagagaaagagaggattTAGGGCTAGCGGCTTAGTGGATGGTAGGGAGTGCTGGCTTTATAGATAGATGTCCACCTGGCCCCTGCCGCCCCTCCTTCAAAATTCCCATTTCCCCATCGCTTCCGCTATCTTATTTACCTTTTTGCCACCGTATCCTTATCCTACTatcattttctatattttaatgGGTTAACTACTCATTAAAGGTTTACtcaattttttcattgaatttattgtttaaaaaattatattttatatcccatttataaattcataacaCTTCCAATCtttattctaatattaaaaaatattaacaaaaaaatatcaaattatttacaagcacattaaaataactaaattatcattaaaaaaaatcttttttatacaaaaaaataatctcaatcaTTAATATCCACCATAATTATCACAAAAAACACCAATTTCGACCAATAACTTCCCTCTTTTCCAATCTCTCTTCCGTCTTCTCCATAACATTAAAAGTGTGCTTCATagtgtttttaggtgtttttaaaagtgtatttgacatgaaaaaatattaaattaattttttttttagtgttttctaatAGTTTTGATgagttaatgttaaaaaataaaaaaatctaaaaaacatttattttaatatttttttcaagcgaAAAGCTATTTTACACATTGTACCCTAATCTCAAATTCACATTAAGCCATCCACTACTTCGTTCCCTTTCctttcaaaatttgtttaacCTTTTTCTATATTCTTATTAgggatgagcaaaaaaatcaagaaactgattaaatcgagaaaaaaataactaaaaaaatcaaacaaaaaaaatcgattaaaatttttgtaaaaatttttggttcagttcggtttcggtttcagaAACTTGAAATCGGCTAAACCccaaccgaatcgaaccgaaccggttcggtttatgggggtactataaatacaaaaaataaaacgcGTTCTAAAAGATAACCCTAGCGTCCAGACTCCAGTCGTCCTTGCTAGTTGCTCCTAAGTCACTCCCTCAACCCTCACAATTCACACTTTCACTCACAGATCTGTaacaaaatcaagttaatcCATCTTTGATTCTTCATCCACAGCCAGCCACATCCCTCACCcacaccatcttcatcttcaaatctAACAACTCTTCCACACGGGCATGAGTCGCATAACACACACCACATCGACACACCGAACCTCCAGAGTCCAGATCTAGCAAACCAGTCACCTCCCTCTCTCACACCCGACCTTGAATCGTGTCACAACTCACACCaggtatgatttcttttttttttttgtcaatctctgtttttattttttttaaacgtaTGCTCTGTGATTCTGTGTATTTGTTGGTAtatccttacaaaaaaaaatcagagtttGAGCTTAGAGTGgtattttggttgatttttttctgcATTAAGAAATATGTGATTCTGTGATTTAGCGTagggataatttttttctgcACTACTGAAGATGCTTAAAATACCTTCTTGATTTTAGTTGAATTAGCTATAGAAATTCTGTCACTAATTACGTGAATAATTCTAATTAACATAATggatatttaaaattttgtcaCTTGGGTTTAATCTTACAACCACAGCTAGAAAGCTCTTCTGCAATTTTAGGCTTCAAAACACCTTGCTATGCTGTCAAAGATTTGAATTCTGTCACTCTTTTAGACTTTTCCTGTATTATTTATACTCTTTTTTCATAGAAGAGATGGATGCATTTCTACCTTACTGCATAGCCTAAtgttattgaaaaaaactaacatgTTTGTATTTCTGATATGTGCATTGGAACATAGACTGCTGCTATGAGATTGAATAACTTCTTTGCCATTGTGCTTATAACACTCTGATTCTGATTACAATGTGCTTCATAGCATTTACTTTTATACATTTCCTTGATATCTTCGGTTTTTTTGGTCATGGGATATCAACATGTTGTTTAACTGTTTATGCATGTCTATTATGAatcttcattgttattttttcttgccaATCAAGTCATGCTTGGCAAATCAAATTAGACTAACAATTCTGGCCTTACTGTCCATGTGGATTGtttatatattgttgtttttgtgttgaaaatggGTACATTGTTGGTTCATGAGAACACAAATTCCACTCATTAATTACAACTCTTGATGACCAAATAAGTTCCTTTTTATAACCAGCattattcttccttttttatgccttttttttaaaacttcccAGTATTCtcgttttatttttcattttctatttctgTACAGCTGATCAAACATGTATCTCTTCTGTTGCTATTGCATCTCGAAACAGACTAtgattaagttttttatcatgttatattACTTTTTAGTTCAAAAGTATActactttttatatattgttgatttttgtaggctgttttatttgaagtaagttgaaaacaagaagaaaatgtctttgcttttttttttcaactagtAATTAGCTTGTTCATATATGTTTATGATGGTGAATGGACTTAATTAACCTTTGTGGTTGCTGTTTTTCGGTTGTTCTAGTGGTCAATTAACGCTTTATGAACTGAGAAGATGACGTCGTTGTTCTGATTGATAGTtgtgtttgctttgtttttttaaaactggttgttttttattcttgagaGGCCCTGTCTTTATTGGTTGGTTGGGGGGAAACTGTgtctaaagaaagaaagcaattcACGTGTAGAAAATGtcttaattgataatttttcgTCACTGATAAAGTAAGAGTAATTAACTTTGCTGCGGTTTCACTAGATGAATTGCTTGTTTTGTGTTATTCGAGATATTAAATGACAAATATTAGAGATGTAATTGGCTCTCTTTGGTTCCATATTTAAATTTTCGTTGTTAGTTCATGTCTGGTTTGTTATTGGTCTTTGTTTGCAGGTATCATGACTGATGAATTGAGAAACTTTTTGGAGCTTAATTTCCAAAAAGTCAAAGGAGGGAAAGAAGACAAAGTTTAGTTTGGGAGTTGTTGAGCCAAAGATCGGGTCACATATCTATGAGGTGACAAAAATTCCTTGCCAAAGTAATGACTTTTGTTTATGAGCTTATTAGTTCAAAAGTTACTTTGATGGTAAaatactactttttatttttacatattctaatttattttatcatgttataattttagatcttgattttcaggttttgatgtcaatggttttaaggaatcaaagtgcaatgttCTTGTCATCTTGATGTACTTTTCGATTGGGATGATGTGcacaatgaagatttatatcttttgcatgaagtgttttattttttatggcaaggttatttgttgtttctttttaagcccttttgaaggcaatgctttgtaatttaaattttaacttggTGTGTGTATTGTTTAAACTTTGATGCAGGAGGAgtccaaaacacaaatattagaaagacttgcaacatattaaacacaatattagcactaataatttaatataaatgaatattcagtgacaaaaaaatattaaatatattatagaatcttgtaacaaaattagataatattaacattaattaaaagcccatcagaaagccaaaaaaaaatacaggttttccaatttttatgttaaaaaaccgaaccgaaccgaaaccagtcaGTTTGAACTGGTTCCggtttgaatttttcagtttttcaaaattttatttttgttagttttttagataaaaaccgaaccgaaaatgattacctctaattattatcatcaaaataaaatatattttcctttcataaagccataaatacttgatatttttctctctttagaGTATACCAAACACAATAAATGAAATCAAACTCATAATAAATTGTAACTTAAGCCTagaaaattcaaatatatatatctttcaaTCTAAACAAAATCACAACCAATTTTGCAATACATTAATATAGTAGAAGCACTTAAAAGATCAAAACATCACaatcttatatttaaaatgaaaagatgaaatcCATTGTTATTAATATAGCTTTACCATAAGAACACAATAATCCTTATAGTTCAACAAATATGTTTATTGTAATCTTCTAAGAAGTAGCGTGAATACCATAAAATATAGAAATCCTATAGCTTATTGGAGATTGATAAAAGCCCTACTGCTAAATGAAAACATTCAGGAAATCCTACAATTAAACAAAACTAAAGATCCTAAAACTAATATCATGTCAAACTAATTTTGAGGAGCATATGAAAAAcctgtaaaaaataaacatactaaaattcaaaataaaagttatatcatcacatcatggcattaataaatcatatatatatatatatatatatatatatatatatatatttgaaatacatTCACAACTCCCATAAACTTCATTGTTACTTCCCTTGCAATAAACATTTTCCCTTCCACTCATTAGTAATAGTAATTCACCAATCAAACCTATACtccaacaaaacataaaaacccTAACCTTTGAGCTAACATTTTTCATATAGCATTAGATTCACAATGTTGATTCCCACACAAGAATACCCAAAAGTAACTTAACATTGAGGGTCATCATATACAACCCTTAATGACCTTCATTTGAGGTACATTAATATGAACAATAACCAATCCTTGGTTTCAATTGGCTTTTGTGTCTAAGGTATATGTTTGACACCTTCCTAGTCTCCGCTCATACGGCTGATTATAAATTGTTCATTACCTCCACTCTTGTGGTAGGTACATTAATTTTACGATCAAACCTTTATTTTCTCATGGCCGAATTAAAGTTCACAACTTTAGGGCCTTATTCTTGTGGTCAATTCGCATGCATAAAATGCATTCATCTTTCCCTTCAAGGGATTTGACCTTAGCCCCACACATGTAGCTGACTATACTGCATACaacccatatatatattttttcgcaattcaaatttattaaaaaaaaccccattCAAGGGGATTGACTTTTCATTCAACAACCCAAgcattttataaataacaacttaTCAATCTAAGCCTCACTCATGTGGTCAGCTTAATACACAAAGCATTTATTTAAACTAATATACACATCAAGATTTCATGAGTCTTTATCATTCCACATGATCATAATATTGAGAATAACAacttatattaattattgtaaattaaaaagattgagGTGACAAACACCTACATGTTTCTTTCGTTGGTCCTGTTCCATTTGCTTAAGGTCCTACAGCCAATACATCTCCAGCATGACACTAAGTCTTACATGACATTCtctcctaaaaaatattaagaattcaCTTTTCAGTATTCTTTTAACAATTCATGTACTTATTACTCATAAATACATGTATTCTTACATCAGTACACataatttttcaacttttaacgtTTCAACTTATGAAATGCTATCAAATAAGCTAATTTCATGCATACAcacatattgtgttttttttccacaCAATAATCACTCATATTCCTTAAACAAcccaaaatacaaaatcaagctACCACAAAACAGTAGCCAAAACGGTTTCACTGTTTTGAGAAACGGTTTGACCGTTTCTCAAAGTGACTAGCCCATTTTTGCTATTGAAAAATTCTCccctttgctttttattttggcTGAAATCTTCACCCTTATAACTAACTTGGgttttaactttaaaacaaGTCCCTAAATCATACAAGTTACACACGTAACATACCAAAAGATGAATTTTTGAAAGAACACTCAATTTCCATAATTTCTAACATTCAATAACTCAAGGAACTCatctttccttttagtttttcatgCATAACTCAATTTCATCACAATCCTAGTGTTACACAATCATAATCATACATAAGATCATATATAGACTACACTCTACTTTTCCTAATTAGCCAGacttaattagggtttttaccattggatttttcttcaatttgtggtttaatttttctaattactttttattacaTCATGTTTTTCAAGGAATCTCtacaaaatacaataaatcttcCTTAATCTATTTGAACCCttattttacaaacaaaattagGGCTTTTCCTTTCCTCTTCAAAATTCAGTAAAGTATAAAAACAAGAACGTTAAGCATCATACCAAATAGTCTTTTTCACAAGATTACTTTTTGAAtactttcttgatttatttccccttctttttttttttaattctttcagcTTTTCCTTAATTTCCTTGAATAccctattattttcttgattcttgtgtacttaatttccttttcttcttaaagTGACagctcctttcttttttaatagacaattgttactctttttttttcctttttttaaaggaggacttatttcatttttaacccTTAAGTTTCCTACTTCCTAATTAGGGTCCTCCCCTCCTAGGTGAATATTAGTGTTCAACCCTAATCCCTTTTTCTTTATACAATTTTAGTTGTCTTtctggttattattattattattattattattattattattaggaatTTTACATTCTTCCCTCCTTACagaaatttcatcattaaaatgtaattttcttACCATAGTTATCAAACAATCTTGGATGCTTTCTTTTCATCTCGACttctctttcccatgtttcttccACAACTTGAAAGTTTCTTCATAACACCTTTACTAAAAGAACTTCCTTATTCCTTAACTGTAACACACCACCttactagcaagatattgtccgttttgggcctcccagtccacccatgtccagggcttccacccaggtccccctcacgggtttgttcttggcagccacgcaagGCCCCAAAATGCGTTTTTCAGAGTAGCGCAGCACACTAACCCTGTCAGATATTGTCCCCTctgggcctcccagtccacccattCCCAGGGCTTCCATCTAGGTCCCTCTCAGGGTTTGAAACGCGTAGGACCCAAAATGCATTGGTTCACCACAACTCCTGAGGGGCCCATATAGGGTCCCAAAAAATATCCTAAGGGACCAATGTGGGACCCGTGTGAGGTTCTGAAAAAATCAAGCTTGAAGTGTTTGGCTTAGGCAATTATCTTGAGCCCGTTAAGGGGTGAAAATAGGCATGAGCCATAAATGTTGGGCTCGGGCGCATGCCAAAGCCGATAGAGGTATTAAGTTAGTGTGTACTGTGTAGCACTAGTGGTGTTGGGGTCCACACCTAGCACCCTAGTTAGGCTTGTACCTAGCACACTCAGCAAGGCGCTAAGAGTGAGCCTAACGCCTAAGGTGCTAGGTTGCATACATGTCAAGGTGCTCGACATGCGTCCACCATCTTGGGTGTTAGGCGGTGCCCAACTTTAGGATCATGCACTACATAGGCCTATCTTCGTGGGCTTAGTCTTGGGGGCTGAGCCCATATAGAAAGTTGACCTGTTAAATTTGGAAGCGGgtttaacaatttttaaaaaaaacaactactaataaattttgatttgttagtaACCCCCAAGTCTTAGTGATAATGATATGCAAAGACTTATAAAAATGCCTAGTTATaacaagtttattgatttttctttatatgagaAAAAGGGTGGAAACCCTAGGCTAATTTGGTTGTAAAAGTACCTATATTAGATGAGAATACCTGGAGAGGATccaaacttagaaaaatttctaaGTATGTAGAGGAGAACCATAAAAGAATCCATACATAGGAAAAAATTTAGGAGGCTGAGGGGAACACATGGTGgaacctatacttagaaaaaaaaattatgaggttAAGAAGAACCCATGAAGGAGTCAAATTAGAAATGTTTATAGGAGTATGAGGGTAACTCATGAAGAAACACatacttaaaattttttataaaaggttGAGGGGCACCCATAGAGAAACCCATATTTAGAATTCAAGATCATATTGAAAAATGGAAAGCTCGTGGCTTTTCGGGTGATGGTGTTGGGTTTAGAAGCCCTTTACTAGAGAGTGATCA includes:
- the LOC7458749 gene encoding palmitoyl-acyl carrier protein thioesterase, chloroplastic gives rise to the protein MVATAATSSFFPVPSPPGDAKSSKVGSGSASLGGIKSKSASSGALQVKANAQAPPKINGSPVGLTASVETAKKEDVVSSPAPRTFINQLPDWSMLLAAITTMFLAAEKQWMMLDWKPKRADMLIDPFGIGRIVQDGLVFSQNFSIRSYEIGADRTASIETLMNHLQETALNHVKTAGLLGDGFGSTPEMSKRNLIWVVTRMQILVDRYPTWGDVVHVDTWVSASGKNGMRRDWLVRDAKTGETLTRASSLWVMMNKVTRRLSKIPEDVRGEIEPYFLNSDPVVNEDSTKLPKLDDKTADIIRKGLTPRWNDLDVNQHVNNVKYIGWILESAPPPVLESHELAAITLEYRRECGRDSVLQSLTAVSGAGIGNLGGPGKVECQHLLRHEDGAEIVRGRTEWRPKHANNFGMMGGQLSADESGA